The Bombus terrestris chromosome 9, iyBomTerr1.2, whole genome shotgun sequence genome contains a region encoding:
- the LOC100647344 gene encoding inositol monophosphatase 3 isoform X2 encodes MSSELDIRNYFEFAKELILKAGEIFKCGFEGEKIVETKGHEWDLVTDYDKKIEDILVKSLKEKFPDHEFIGEETTASVKNAPVLTDKPTWLIDPIDGTINYINTNPNTCISVALAVCKKIVVGIIYNPITSELYTAIKGHGAFLNDKPIKTSHNTELRKSLIELELFSLRIPSKNRDIRWGRFEALLNASQGVRFLGSAALALAYVARGAIDCFQMDHLQPWDVAAGVLIICEAGGTVIDTKDEEYNVMKPKTIAAANETLAVEIKQLITDTDLRIMRKRLTRT; translated from the exons ATGTCGAGCGAGCTGGACATCAGGAATTACTTTGAGTTTGCCAAAGAGTTAATCTTGAAAGCAGGCGAA ATATTTAAATGCGGTTTTGAAGGAGAGAAAATTGTAGAAACTAAAGGTCATGAATGGGACCTTGTTACAGattatgataaaaaaattgaagataTATTGGTCAAAAGtctgaaagaaaaatttccAGATCATGA aTTCATTGGAGAAGAGACTACGGCTAGCGTTAAAAATGCGCCAGTATTAACAGACAAACCTACATGGCTCATAGATCCCATAGATGgaactataaattatataaatacaaatccGAACACCTGTATTTCCGTCGCCCTAGCAGTTTGCAAGAAAATCGTAGTAGGAATTATTTATAATCCAATCACTTCAGAACTGTATACCGCGATTAAAGGACACGGCGCATTTCTAAACGACAAACCTATTAAAACTTCACACAATACTG AACTAAGAAAGTCTTTGATAGAGCTCGAGTTATTCTCGCTTCGCATTCCTTCAAAAAACCGAGACATCAGATGGGGAAGATTCGAGGCTCTTCTTAACGCTTCACAAGG AGTTAGATTTTTGGGATCAGCTGCGCTGGCTTTAGCATACGTAGCAAGAGGCGCGATAGACTGCTTTCAAATGGATCATCTTCAACCTTGGGACGTAGCAGCGGGAGTGCTGATTATTTGTGAAGCAGGCGGCACGGTAATTGACACTAAAG ACGAGGAATATAATGTGATGAAACCAAAAACAATTGCTGCAGCAAATGAAACACTAGCGGTGGAAATAAAGCAACTGATCACTGATACTGATCTGAGAATAATGAGGAAGAGATTGACCAGGACGTGA
- the LOC100647344 gene encoding inositol monophosphatase 3 isoform X1 → MWTSRSSGANLISTSLILKKIRGSRHAVRAFNRSVVLSKASGSAIMSSELDIRNYFEFAKELILKAGEIFKCGFEGEKIVETKGHEWDLVTDYDKKIEDILVKSLKEKFPDHEFIGEETTASVKNAPVLTDKPTWLIDPIDGTINYINTNPNTCISVALAVCKKIVVGIIYNPITSELYTAIKGHGAFLNDKPIKTSHNTELRKSLIELELFSLRIPSKNRDIRWGRFEALLNASQGVRFLGSAALALAYVARGAIDCFQMDHLQPWDVAAGVLIICEAGGTVIDTKDEEYNVMKPKTIAAANETLAVEIKQLITDTDLRIMRKRLTRT, encoded by the exons AT GTGGACTTCCAGATCCAGTGGGGCCAATTTGATCAGTACCAGTCTGATTTTAAAGaaa ATAAGAGGATCCCGACACGCGGTTCGCGCGTTCAATCGATCAGTCGTTCTGTCGAAAGCATCAGGATCGGCGATCATGTCGAGCGAGCTGGACATCAGGAATTACTTTGAGTTTGCCAAAGAGTTAATCTTGAAAGCAGGCGAA ATATTTAAATGCGGTTTTGAAGGAGAGAAAATTGTAGAAACTAAAGGTCATGAATGGGACCTTGTTACAGattatgataaaaaaattgaagataTATTGGTCAAAAGtctgaaagaaaaatttccAGATCATGA aTTCATTGGAGAAGAGACTACGGCTAGCGTTAAAAATGCGCCAGTATTAACAGACAAACCTACATGGCTCATAGATCCCATAGATGgaactataaattatataaatacaaatccGAACACCTGTATTTCCGTCGCCCTAGCAGTTTGCAAGAAAATCGTAGTAGGAATTATTTATAATCCAATCACTTCAGAACTGTATACCGCGATTAAAGGACACGGCGCATTTCTAAACGACAAACCTATTAAAACTTCACACAATACTG AACTAAGAAAGTCTTTGATAGAGCTCGAGTTATTCTCGCTTCGCATTCCTTCAAAAAACCGAGACATCAGATGGGGAAGATTCGAGGCTCTTCTTAACGCTTCACAAGG AGTTAGATTTTTGGGATCAGCTGCGCTGGCTTTAGCATACGTAGCAAGAGGCGCGATAGACTGCTTTCAAATGGATCATCTTCAACCTTGGGACGTAGCAGCGGGAGTGCTGATTATTTGTGAAGCAGGCGGCACGGTAATTGACACTAAAG ACGAGGAATATAATGTGATGAAACCAAAAACAATTGCTGCAGCAAATGAAACACTAGCGGTGGAAATAAAGCAACTGATCACTGATACTGATCTGAGAATAATGAGGAAGAGATTGACCAGGACGTGA
- the LOC100647105 gene encoding notchless protein homolog 1 isoform X2, with product MSKRKLEEEDKTKQHNENFSADIKNVKRILSRLKSDKGDILPGGLLDLPINITVDKLQEICNALLQTEEPIPFAFYVNNIEITDSLENSIKENFSISEDVIDIIYQPQAIFKVRAVTRCTGSLEGHKEAVISVAFSPAGTCLASGSGDTTVRFWDIYTQTPQYTCEGHKHWVLCISWSPCGTKLASACKNGTILLWNPKTGTQIGKAMLGHKMWITSLCWEPYHKNPECQYLVSGSKDCDLRIWDTVRSQTIRTLSGHTKSVTCVKWGGSGLIYSGSQDRTIKVWRAKDGILCRTLEGHAHWVNTLALNVDYVLRTGSFHLGKDQETNEDRVEYAKKRYESVGEELLVSGSDDFTLFLWKPEKEKKFIDGRIIASASFDKSIKLWESNTGKYITSLRGHVQAVYSISWSADSRLLVSSSADSTLKLWSLKTKKICQDLPGHADEIYAVDWSPDGLRVASGGKDKVLRLWQN from the exons atgaGTAAAAGAAAACTTGAAGAAGAAGACAAGACCAAGCAACACAATGAAAATTTTTCAGCagatataaaaaatgttaaacggATTTTATCACGTTTGAAATCAGATAAGGGTGACATATTACCAGGAGGTTTACTAGATTTACCCATAAATATTACTGTTGATAAATTACAAGAAATTTGTAATGCACTTCTACAAACTGAAGAACCAATACCTTTTGctttttatgtaaataatattgaGATCACAGATAGTTTAGAAAACAGTATCAAAGAAAATTTTAGCATTAGTGAGGATGTAATTGATATTATATATCAGCCACAAGCAATTTTTAAAGTTAGAGCAGTTACACGGTGTACTGGATCATTGGaag GTCATAAAGAGGCTGTAATATCAGTCGCTTTCTCACCAGCTGGAACATGTTTAGCTAGTGGTTCTGGAGATACAACAGTAAGATTTTGGGATATATATACGCAAACTCCACAGTATACATGTGAAGGTCATAAACATTGGGTATTATGTATATCATGGTCTCCATGTGGAACTAAGCTTGCATCTGCATGTAAAAATGGTACAATTTTATTATGGAATCCAAAAACAGGGACACAGATAG GAAAAGCAATGTTAGGACACAAAATGTGGATCACCTCTTTATGTTGGGAACCATATCATAAAAATCCTGAATGCCAGTATTTAGTTAGTGGTTCAAAAGATTGTGACCTGAGGATATGGGACACAGTACGCTCACAAACTATTCGTACTCTATCTGGTCACACAAAAAGTGTGACATGTGTTAAGTGGGGTGGTAGTGGTCTTATTTATTCTGGTTCACAAGATAGGACTATCAAAGTATGGCGAGCTAAAGAT GGGATCTTGTGTAGGACTTTGGAAGGTCATGCACATTGGGTGAACACTTTAGCATTGAATGTGGATTATGTACTTAGAACTGGTTCTTTTCATCTTGGAAAAGATCAAGAAACAAATGAAGATCGCGTAGAATATGCAAAGAAGCGTTACGAATCTGTAGGGGAAGAACTACTTGTTTCTGGTTCTGACGATTTTACATTATTTCTATGGAAaccagaaaaggaaaagaaatttattg ATGGTCGCATAATTGCATCTGCTTCATTTGATAAGTCTATAAAATTATGGGAATCAAATACAGGGAAGTATATAACTTCATTAAGAGGTCATGTGCAAGCTGTATACTCAATCTCATGGAGTGCAGATTCCCGTTTACTTGTCAGCAGTAGCGCAGATTCTACCTTAAAAC TATGgagtttaaaaacaaaaaaaatttgCCAAGATTTACCTGGTCATGCAGATGAAATTTATGCAGTGGATTGGTCTCCAGATGGGTTGCGTGTTGCATCTGGTGGAAAAGATAAAGTTTTGCGACTTTGGCAGAATTGA
- the LOC100647105 gene encoding notchless protein homolog 1 isoform X1: MSKRKLEEEDKTKQHNENFSADIKNVKRILSRLKSDKGDILPGGLLDLPINITVDKLQEICNALLQTEEPIPFAFYVNNIEITDSLENSIKENFSISEDVIDIIYQPQAIFKVRAVTRCTGSLEGHKEAVISVAFSPAGTCLASGSGDTTVRFWDIYTQTPQYTCEGHKHWVLCISWSPCGTKLASACKNGTILLWNPKTGTQIGKAMLGHKMWITSLCWEPYHKNPECQYLVSGSKDCDLRIWDTVRSQTIRTLSGHTKSVTCVKWGGSGLIYSGSQDRTIKVWRAKDGILCRTLEGHAHWVNTLALNVDYVLRTGSFHLGKDQETNEDRVEYAKKRYESVGEELLVSGSDDFTLFLWKPEKEKKFIARMTGHQQLINDVKFSPDGRIIASASFDKSIKLWESNTGKYITSLRGHVQAVYSISWSADSRLLVSSSADSTLKLWSLKTKKICQDLPGHADEIYAVDWSPDGLRVASGGKDKVLRLWQN, translated from the exons atgaGTAAAAGAAAACTTGAAGAAGAAGACAAGACCAAGCAACACAATGAAAATTTTTCAGCagatataaaaaatgttaaacggATTTTATCACGTTTGAAATCAGATAAGGGTGACATATTACCAGGAGGTTTACTAGATTTACCCATAAATATTACTGTTGATAAATTACAAGAAATTTGTAATGCACTTCTACAAACTGAAGAACCAATACCTTTTGctttttatgtaaataatattgaGATCACAGATAGTTTAGAAAACAGTATCAAAGAAAATTTTAGCATTAGTGAGGATGTAATTGATATTATATATCAGCCACAAGCAATTTTTAAAGTTAGAGCAGTTACACGGTGTACTGGATCATTGGaag GTCATAAAGAGGCTGTAATATCAGTCGCTTTCTCACCAGCTGGAACATGTTTAGCTAGTGGTTCTGGAGATACAACAGTAAGATTTTGGGATATATATACGCAAACTCCACAGTATACATGTGAAGGTCATAAACATTGGGTATTATGTATATCATGGTCTCCATGTGGAACTAAGCTTGCATCTGCATGTAAAAATGGTACAATTTTATTATGGAATCCAAAAACAGGGACACAGATAG GAAAAGCAATGTTAGGACACAAAATGTGGATCACCTCTTTATGTTGGGAACCATATCATAAAAATCCTGAATGCCAGTATTTAGTTAGTGGTTCAAAAGATTGTGACCTGAGGATATGGGACACAGTACGCTCACAAACTATTCGTACTCTATCTGGTCACACAAAAAGTGTGACATGTGTTAAGTGGGGTGGTAGTGGTCTTATTTATTCTGGTTCACAAGATAGGACTATCAAAGTATGGCGAGCTAAAGAT GGGATCTTGTGTAGGACTTTGGAAGGTCATGCACATTGGGTGAACACTTTAGCATTGAATGTGGATTATGTACTTAGAACTGGTTCTTTTCATCTTGGAAAAGATCAAGAAACAAATGAAGATCGCGTAGAATATGCAAAGAAGCGTTACGAATCTGTAGGGGAAGAACTACTTGTTTCTGGTTCTGACGATTTTACATTATTTCTATGGAAaccagaaaaggaaaagaaatttattg cAAGAATGACAGGACACCAACAGTTAATTAATGATGTGAAATTCTCACCAGATGGTCGCATAATTGCATCTGCTTCATTTGATAAGTCTATAAAATTATGGGAATCAAATACAGGGAAGTATATAACTTCATTAAGAGGTCATGTGCAAGCTGTATACTCAATCTCATGGAGTGCAGATTCCCGTTTACTTGTCAGCAGTAGCGCAGATTCTACCTTAAAAC TATGgagtttaaaaacaaaaaaaatttgCCAAGATTTACCTGGTCATGCAGATGAAATTTATGCAGTGGATTGGTCTCCAGATGGGTTGCGTGTTGCATCTGGTGGAAAAGATAAAGTTTTGCGACTTTGGCAGAATTGA